A region from the Pithys albifrons albifrons isolate INPA30051 chromosome Z, PitAlb_v1, whole genome shotgun sequence genome encodes:
- the ST8SIA3 gene encoding alpha-N-acetylneuraminate alpha-2,8-sialyltransferase ST8SIA3, whose product MRSCKMVRVASVLGLVMLSVALLILSLISYVSLKKDNIFGAPRAAGPAGPRMYMFHAGFRSQFALKFLDPSFVPITNSLSQELQERPSRWAFNRSAFAHQRQEILQHVDVIKNFSLTKSSVRIGQLMHYDYSSHKYVFSISNNFRSLLPDVSPILNKHYNICAVVGNSGILTGSQCGQEIDKSDFVFRCNFAPTEAFQKDVGRKTNLTTFNPSILEKYYNNLLTIQDRNNFFLSLKKLDGAILWIPAFFFHTSATVTRTLVDFFVEHRGQLKVQLAWPGNIMQHVNRYWRNKHLSPKRLSTGILMYTLASAVCEEIHLYGFWPFGFDPNTREDLPYHYYDKKGTKFTTKWQESHQLPAEFQLLYRMHGEGLAKLTLSHCA is encoded by the exons ATGCGGAGCTGCAAGATGGTGCGGGTGGCGAGCGTGCTGGGGCTCGTCATGCTCAGCGTGGCGCTGCTCATCCTCTCCCTCATCAGCTACGTCTCGCTCAAGAAGGACAACATCTTCGGGGCGCCCCGCGCCGCCGGCCCCGCAGGGCCCCGCATGTACATGTTCCACGCGGGGTTCAG GTCCCAGTTCGCGCTGAAGTTCCTGGACCCCTCCTTCGTGCCCATCACCAACTCCctgagccaggagctgcaggaaaggcCCTCCAGGTGGGCCTTCAACCGGAGCGCCTTCGCCCACCAGAG GCAAGAAATCCTCCAGCACGTCGATGTCATCAAGAACTTCTCCCTGACCAAGAGCAGCGTCCGCATCGGGCAGCTGATGCATTACGACTATTCCAGCCACAAGTACGTGTTCTCCATCAGCAATAACTTCAGGTCTCTGCTGCCTGACGTGTCTCCCATCCTCAACAAGCACTACAACATCTGTGCCGTGGTGGGGAACAGTGGGATCCTGACTGGGAGCCAGTGTGGGCAGGAAATAGATAAATCCGACTTTGTCTTTCGGTGCAACTTCGCTCCGACTGAGGCTTTCCAGAAAGATGTTGGGAGGAAAACCAACCTCACCACCTTCAACCCCAGCATCCTGGAGAAGTACTACAACAACCTTTTGACCATTCAAGACCGCAACAACTTCTTCTTGAGCTTGAAAAAGCTGGATGGGGCCATCCTTTGGATCCCTGCCTTTTTCTTCCACACGTCGGCGACGGTCACGAGAACGCTGGTTGACTTCTTCgttgagcacagagggcagCTGAAGGTCCAGCTGGCTTGGCCAGGGAATATCATGCAGCACGTGAACAG GTACTGGAGGAACAAGCACCTGTCCCCCAAGAGGCTGAGCACCGGGATCCTCATGTACACCCTGGCCTCGGCCGTCTGTGAGGAGATCCACCTCTACGGCTTCTGGCCCTTCGGCTTCGACCCCAACACCAGGGAGGACCTGCCCTACCACTACTACGACAAGAAGGGCACCAAGTTCACCACCAAGTGGCAGGAGTCCCACCAGCTGCCCGCGGAGTTCCAGCTGCTCTACAGGATGCACGGGGAGGGACTGGCCAAGCTCACCTTGTCGCATTGTGCCTAA